GCGGCTTGCAGCTGATCCAACAGCCGCGAACAATAAGCAGGGCGCACAAAGGTGCGCCCTTGCTCACAAGTGATCGCCAAATCGTCGCTATCCCAAATACGTCCGCAGCGCCTTGCTCCGCGAAGTATGCCGCAGACGACGAAGAGCTTTTTCCTTGATCTGCCGCACGCGCTCGCGGGTGAGTTTGAAGAGCTCGCCGATTTCTTCGAGAGTCAGCGGATGCTCGCGACCCAACCCGAAGTAGAGCCGCACGACCTCCGCCTCGCGGGGAGTCAGAGTCGTGAGCGCGCGATCAATCTCCTGCCGCAGCGATTCCTGCATCAGCCGTGAATCCGGCGGCGGCTGCGCGTCGTTGTGAACGATGTCGAGCAGGCGATTGTCCTCGCCCTGGGCGAATGGCGCATCCATTGAGAGATGCCGCCCCGACATCCGCATGGTGTCGGTCACCTCGGCGGGCGAGATATCGAGCTGCTCGGCGATTTCGTCGGGAGTGGGTTCGCGCTCGAACTCCTGTTCGAGGTTGGAATACATCTTCCCGATCTTGTTGAGCGCGCCGACCCGATTCAGCGGCAGCCGCACGACGCGCGACTGCTCGGCCAAGGCTTGCAGGATGGACTGCCGGATCCACCACACTGCGTAGGAAATAAACTTGTAGCCGCGCGTCTCGTCGAATCGCTTGGCTGCCTTGATGAGACCGAGGTTGCCCTCGTTAATCAGGTCCCCCAGCGACAAGCCCTGATTCTGGTACTGCTTGGCTACGCTGACCACGAACCGGAGATTGGCC
This bacterium DNA region includes the following protein-coding sequences:
- a CDS encoding RNA polymerase sigma factor RpoD/SigA; this encodes MTKITKKVNIRANQSLEKYLQEIGEVSLLIPEEEIKLARRIRRGDQDALEKLTKANLRFVVSVAKQYQNQGLSLGDLINEGNLGLIKAAKRFDETRGYKFISYAVWWIRQSILQALAEQSRVVRLPLNRVGALNKIGKMYSNLEQEFEREPTPDEIAEQLDISPAEVTDTMRMSGRHLSMDAPFAQGEDNRLLDIVHNDAQPPPDSRLMQESLRQEIDRALTTLTPREAEVVRLYFGLGREHPLTLEEIGELFKLTRERVRQIKEKALRRLRHTSRSKALRTYLG